A stretch of the Denticeps clupeoides chromosome 6, fDenClu1.1, whole genome shotgun sequence genome encodes the following:
- the LOC114792450 gene encoding nuclear cap-binding protein subunit 3-like, translating to MAAVRSIRVSVKSDSASDRSDSDADSDVDPRSEPMEVEEGELELEDITVRRSLKELLPDTRRRYENKAGTFITGIDVTSKEALEKKEKRARRFHFRAEADLVKRNVVLDRDLIRKAIPKVRLEALHLSGVDDMSTQEVFGYFKDYPPAHIEWIDDASCNVVWLDDVTSARALLNMSTMPEETAAGDSSKDTQLVQEEKEAQESHRSDYEEEEGEVDEKDKKNNEEDKPEMTEVERESLLRNDFRPAAKSFKGNKLFLRFSTQDDKKELGAARRSRYYMKYGNPNYGGMKGILSNSWKRRYHTRRIQRDVLKTKKSLIGDSMGLTPPYSHRHSADLVNLPEEPIEEEEEEGEEMDADERVVEYQSEGDRGHGGVGSLRSHPTRSSSASSDSDEMDYDLELKMISAPSPKKSMKMSMYADEVETQLRNLRNASRSEDASVWNRIGDGTKPEKMVDVRQLLEEKRHGPSQSTSPLTSTSGKTGVRQRLGKRPHSPESRRSSSPHTRRSPAHRHEPVTGVHSRLGMSKPDACALYSDTDKDKKRGLWSRLGSAHSDAKQKSSSRLKHTGSSGQQCEEHEASQFRDDEEEESRLQKVWGAMISQKKQQSSQMKKSRLDNLPSLQIEVSRDSSNGSDSES from the exons ATGGCGGCGGTCCGAAGCATACGGGTGTCCGTCAAATCTGATAGCGCCTCAGACCGCTCGGATTCCGATGCTGATTCCGATGTCGATCCCCGCTCGGAGCCTATGGAGGTCGAGGAAGGGGAGTTGGAGCTTGAGGACATCACAGTGCGGCGCTCCCTGAAGGAACTGTTGCCG GACACGCGCCGTAGATATGAAAACAAGGCTGGTACGTTCATCACTGGAATTGATGTTACTTCCAAG GAGGCTCTGGAGAAAAAGGAGAAGCGAGCAAGGCGCTTCCACTTTCGTGCAGAAGCAGACCTGGTCAAGAGGAATGTGGTGCTGGACAGGGACCTGATAAGGAAAG CCATTCCAAAGGTGCGTCTGGAGGCTCTACATCTCAGCGGGGTGGATGACATGAGCACCCAGGAGGTATTTGGGTATTTTAAGGACTACCCCCCTGCCCACATTGAGTGGATCGACGACGCTTCCT GCAACGTTGTGTGGCTGGACGATGTCACTTCTGCCCGTGCCCTCCTCAACATGAGCACAATGCCAGAGGAGACCGCCGCTGGTGACAGCAGCAAGGACACCCAACTTGTACAAGAGGAAAAAG AAGCCCAGGAAAGCCATAGGTCTGACTACGAGGAAGAAGAGGGGGAGGTGGATGAGAAGGACAAGAAGAATAACGAGGAGGACAAACCGGAGATGActgag GTGGAGAGGGAGTCTCTTCTGAGGAATGACTTTCGACCTGCTGCCAAATCATTCAAGGGCAACAAGCTGTTTCTGCGTTTTTCCACTCAAG ATGATAAGAAGGAGCTGGGTGCTGCCAGGAGGAGTCGCTACTATATGAAATATGGCAACCCGAATTATGGGGGCATGAAGGGAATCCTCTCTAACTCCTG GAAGCGTCGGTATCACACACGCAGAATCCAGCGAGATGTTCTGAAGACCAAAAAGTCTCTAATAGGAGACAGTATGGGTCTCACGCCACCATACTCACACAGGCACTCGG CTGACCTAGTGAATCTGCCAGAGGAGCCCattgaggaagaggaggaggagggtgaagagATGGATGCTGATGAGCGTGTGGTGGAGTACCAGTCAGAGGGGGACCGTGGTCATGGAGGGGTGGGAAGTCTGCGCAGTCACCCCACCAGGTCGTCCTCTGCTTCTTCTGACTCTGATGAAATGGACTATGACCTAGAACTGAAGATGATCTCTGCGCCTTCACCCAAGAAGAGCATGAAAATGAGCATGTATGCTGATGAGGTGGAGACTCAGCTCCGAAACCTACG TAATGCCAGCAGAAGTGAAGATGCTTCAGTATGGAACAGGATCGGAGATGGGaccaaaccagaaaaaatgGTAGATGTCaggcagctgctggaggagaagaGACATGGACCGTCTCAGAGTACAAGTCCTTTGACTTCTACAAGTGGAAAGACAG GTGTGAGGCAGAGGCTGGGAAAAAGGCCTCACTCCCCAGAGTCCCGCCGCTCTTCCTCTCCCCATACTCGTAGAAGCCCCGCCCATCGCCATGAGCCAGTCACTGGAGTCCACAGCAGGCTGGGCATGTCCAAACCCGATGCCTGTGCTCTTTACTCAGATACTGACAAGGATAAAAAAA GAGGGTTGTGGAGCCGTTTGGGCTCAGCTCATTCAGATGCTAAGCAGAAGTCCTCTAGTCGGCTGAAGCACACAGGGTcaagtgggcagcagtgtgaagAGCACGAGGCGTCACAGTTTCGTgatgacgaggaagaggagTCCCGGCTGCAGAAGGTGTGGGGAGCCATGATCAGTCAAAAGAAGCAGCAGTCCAGCCAGATGAAAAAGAGTCGCCTGGACAACCTGCCATCACTGCAGATTGAGGTCAGCAGGGATAGCAGCAATGGTTCGGACAGTGAGTCCTGA
- the LOC114792698 gene encoding argininosuccinate lyase-like isoform X1 translates to MASSAEGTKLWGGRFVGDTDPIMEKFNASITYDRRLWAADVRGSQAYAKALQTAGLVTGDEMKRLLGGLDTVYEEWSSGHFQIKAGDEDVHTANERRLKELIGEVAGKLHTGRSRNDQVVTDMRLWLRDAINTLKGNSLQLISTMVDRAAAEIDILFPGYTHMQRAQPIRWSHWILSHAVALRRDVEKLDETLRRVNVLPLGSGAIAGNPLAIDRELLRKELDFDTISINSMDATGQRDFVVEFLFWASMCLTHLSKMAEDLILYSTKEFSFIQLSDAYSTGSSLMPQKKNADSLELIRSKAGRVFGRCAGFLMILKGLPSTYNKDLQEDKEAMFDTYDTVDAVLQVATGVVSTLQVNRIAMEAALSPDMLATDLAYYLVRKGVWSSFLSMNHGQCSLMLYSRSHIDIPCVQDILKPEGCLTHQYTRYRSGRFLFISIMCYQENMSLSLALSPISFIYVCQMPFREAHSCSGKVVFLAESKNIPLNQITLEHLQTVSPLFDADVSSVWDYGSSVEQYSAPGGTARSSINAQIENMRAWLKTHKQ, encoded by the exons ATGGCCAGCAGCGCTGAG GGAACCAAGCTGTGGGGAGGGAGGTTCGTGGGAGACACCGACCCCATCATGGAAAAGTTCAACGCCTCCATCACTTATGACCGGCGGCTGTGGGCTGCGGACGTCCGCGGCAGCCAGGCGTACGCGAAAGCGCTCCAGACGGCCGGCCTGGTCACCGGGGATGAGATGAAGCGGCTCCTCGGCGGTCTGGACACA GTGTATGAAGAGTGGTCCAGTGGACACTTCCAGATCAAGGCTGGAGATGAAGACGTTCACACAGCAAATGAGCGTCGACTGAAG GAGCTGATTGGGGAGGTGGCAGGAAAGCTTCACACCGGTAGGAGCAGGAATGATCAG GTTGTCACTGATATGCGCCTGTGGCTGCGGGATGCCATCAACACCCTGAAAGGAAACTCTTTACAGCTGATAAGCACCATGGTGGACAGAGCTGCTGC CGAGATAGACATTCTGTTTCCTGGATACACCCACATGCAGAGGGCTCAGCCAATTAGATGGAGCCACTGGATTCTCAG CCATGCTGTGGCTCTGAGAAGAGATGTAGAAAAATTGGACGAGACTCTGCGGCGAGTGAATGTGCTTCCGCTTGGAAG TGGGGCCATTGCTGGGAACCCACTGGCCATCGACAGAGAGCTGCTTCGTAAAG AACTGGACTTTGATACAATCAGTATCAACAGCATGGATGCTACTGGACAGAGAGATTTTGTTG TTGAGTTCCTCTTCTGGGCATCGATGTGTCTGACACACCTCAGTAAGATGGCTGAGGACTTGATACTCTACAGTACCAAGGAGTTCTCCTTCATTCAACTGTCGGATGCATACAG tacTGGCAGCAGTCTGATGCCCCAGAAGAAGAATGCAGACAGTCTGGAACTCATCCGAAGTAAAGCAGGAAGAGTCTTTGGAAGA TGTGCAGGATTTTTAATGATCCTGAAGGGCCTGCCCAGCACTTACAACAAAGATCTCCAG GAGGATAAGGAGGCCATGTTTGACACCTATGACACTGtggatgctgtgctgcaggtggCAACGGGGGTTGTCTCTACTCTGCAG GTGAATCGCATTGCCATGGAGGCTGCCCTGAGTCCAGACATGTTAGCCACCGACCTCGCCTACTACCTTGTCAGGAAAGGAGTATGGAGCTCTTTTCTTTCTATGAACCATGGCCAGTGTTCACTCATGCTATATTCACGCTCACACATCGACATACCCTGTGTACAAGATATTTTAAAACCAGAAGGATGTCTTACACACCAATACACAAGATACAGAAGCGGTCGTTTCTTGTTTATATCTATCATGTGCTACCAGGAaaatatgtctctctctctcgctctctcacctatatcatttatttatgtctgtCAGATGCCATTCCGAGAGGCTCATAGTTGTTCTGGCAAAGTTGTGTTTCTGGCCGAGTCCAAAAACATCCCTCTGAACCAGATCACTCTAGAACACCTTCAGACAGTCAG CCCTCTCTTTGATGCTGATGTCTCCTCTGTGTGGGACTACGGCAGCAGTGTGGAACAGTACAGTGCCCCTGGTGGCACTGCCCGGAGTAGCATCAACGCACAGATAGAAAACATGAGGGCCTGGCTTAAAACCCACAAGCAGTAA
- the LOC114792698 gene encoding argininosuccinate lyase-like isoform X2 gives MASSAEGTKLWGGRFVGDTDPIMEKFNASITYDRRLWAADVRGSQAYAKALQTAGLVTGDEMKRLLGGLDTVYEEWSSGHFQIKAGDEDVHTANERRLKELIGEVAGKLHTGRSRNDQVVTDMRLWLRDAINTLKGNSLQLISTMVDRAAAEIDILFPGYTHMQRAQPIRWSHWILSHAVALRRDVEKLDETLRRVNVLPLGSGAIAGNPLAIDRELLRKELDFDTISINSMDATGQRDFVVEFLFWASMCLTHLSKMAEDLILYSTKEFSFIQLSDAYSTGSSLMPQKKNADSLELIRSKAGRVFGRCAGFLMILKGLPSTYNKDLQEDKEAMFDTYDTVDAVLQVATGVVSTLQVNRIAMEAALSPDMLATDLAYYLVRKGMPFREAHSCSGKVVFLAESKNIPLNQITLEHLQTVSPLFDADVSSVWDYGSSVEQYSAPGGTARSSINAQIENMRAWLKTHKQ, from the exons ATGGCCAGCAGCGCTGAG GGAACCAAGCTGTGGGGAGGGAGGTTCGTGGGAGACACCGACCCCATCATGGAAAAGTTCAACGCCTCCATCACTTATGACCGGCGGCTGTGGGCTGCGGACGTCCGCGGCAGCCAGGCGTACGCGAAAGCGCTCCAGACGGCCGGCCTGGTCACCGGGGATGAGATGAAGCGGCTCCTCGGCGGTCTGGACACA GTGTATGAAGAGTGGTCCAGTGGACACTTCCAGATCAAGGCTGGAGATGAAGACGTTCACACAGCAAATGAGCGTCGACTGAAG GAGCTGATTGGGGAGGTGGCAGGAAAGCTTCACACCGGTAGGAGCAGGAATGATCAG GTTGTCACTGATATGCGCCTGTGGCTGCGGGATGCCATCAACACCCTGAAAGGAAACTCTTTACAGCTGATAAGCACCATGGTGGACAGAGCTGCTGC CGAGATAGACATTCTGTTTCCTGGATACACCCACATGCAGAGGGCTCAGCCAATTAGATGGAGCCACTGGATTCTCAG CCATGCTGTGGCTCTGAGAAGAGATGTAGAAAAATTGGACGAGACTCTGCGGCGAGTGAATGTGCTTCCGCTTGGAAG TGGGGCCATTGCTGGGAACCCACTGGCCATCGACAGAGAGCTGCTTCGTAAAG AACTGGACTTTGATACAATCAGTATCAACAGCATGGATGCTACTGGACAGAGAGATTTTGTTG TTGAGTTCCTCTTCTGGGCATCGATGTGTCTGACACACCTCAGTAAGATGGCTGAGGACTTGATACTCTACAGTACCAAGGAGTTCTCCTTCATTCAACTGTCGGATGCATACAG tacTGGCAGCAGTCTGATGCCCCAGAAGAAGAATGCAGACAGTCTGGAACTCATCCGAAGTAAAGCAGGAAGAGTCTTTGGAAGA TGTGCAGGATTTTTAATGATCCTGAAGGGCCTGCCCAGCACTTACAACAAAGATCTCCAG GAGGATAAGGAGGCCATGTTTGACACCTATGACACTGtggatgctgtgctgcaggtggCAACGGGGGTTGTCTCTACTCTGCAG GTGAATCGCATTGCCATGGAGGCTGCCCTGAGTCCAGACATGTTAGCCACCGACCTCGCCTACTACCTTGTCAGGAAAGGA ATGCCATTCCGAGAGGCTCATAGTTGTTCTGGCAAAGTTGTGTTTCTGGCCGAGTCCAAAAACATCCCTCTGAACCAGATCACTCTAGAACACCTTCAGACAGTCAG CCCTCTCTTTGATGCTGATGTCTCCTCTGTGTGGGACTACGGCAGCAGTGTGGAACAGTACAGTGCCCCTGGTGGCACTGCCCGGAGTAGCATCAACGCACAGATAGAAAACATGAGGGCCTGGCTTAAAACCCACAAGCAGTAA
- the LOC114792121 gene encoding carbonic anhydrase 4-like, whose protein sequence is MTSIFFLAALLWPTRLCSGDWCYHSQFPCDTCKGPDEWTSLFPTCGGQSQSPINIVTRRVQYDPTLTPFVFEGYDTVSSITVQKHENNVHFVLPPEVGVQGGGLSGRYKATQLHLHWGIDGQPGSEHRVDGEQYAMELHIAHEKEQPKSEEDDNEHAVLAFFIEESGERNEALDYLLNAMNSVLYSGNQTSIDFRLNDIIPAASDLSGYYRYSGSRTTPSCEQNVVWTVFFRTIPVSRSQLNSVSRLWAAAGRNSSRTFRPTQRLNGRTVSCSTSALFVPWTALVWLSTTPCWDLL, encoded by the exons ATGACGTCCATCTTCTTCCTGGCCGCTCTGCTGTGGCCCACCCGTCTCTGCTCAG GTGACTGGTGTTACCACAGCCAGTTTCCATGTGACACATGCAAGG GTCCAGATGAATGGACCTCTCTGTTCCCAACATGTGGAGGCCAGAGTCAGTCACCCATTAACATTGTCACTCGGCGTGTGCAGTATGACCCCACCCTCACCCCATTTGTTTTTGAGGGATATGACACTGTCAGCAGCATTACAGTGCAGAAGCATGAAAACAATG TGCATTTCGTCCTTCCCCCCGAAGTGGGGGTCCAGGGTGGTGGGCTGTCTGGTCGATATAAGGCCACCCAGTTGCACTTGCACTGGGGTATAGATGGTCAGCCTGGATCGGAACACAGAGTGGATGGGGAGCAGTATGCAATGGAG CTCCACATCGCACATGAAAAAGAGCAGCCCAAATCAGAGGAGGACGACAATGAACACGCCGTCCTTGCTTTTTTCATAGAG GAGTCTGGAGAGAGGAATGAAGCCCTCGACTACCTGCTGAACGCCATGAATAGTGTACTTTACTCAG GAAACCAGACCTCAATAGACTTCAGACTGAATGACATCATCCCTGCAGCAAGTGACCTGTCTGGATATTACCGCTACTCCGGCTCCCGGACCACACCCAGCTGCGAGCAGAACGTCGTGTGGACGGTGTTCTTCAGGACAATCCCGGTCAGCCGCTCTCAG CTGAACTCGGTGTCTCGGCTCTGGGCCGCAGCTGGCAGGAATTCCTCCAGGACCTTCCGGCCGACTCAGCGCCTCAACGGCAGGACCGTGTCTTGTTCCACCTCTGCCCTGTTTGTGCCGTGGACCGCGCTGGTGTGGCTGAGCACCACACCCTGCTGGGACCTGCTGTGA